TGTCAAGCTTGGTCGCGTCGACGGTGGCGAGGTCGCGGCTCCGGGCCCAACCGAAGGTCCCGACGACGGCCAAGGTCGGCGCGAGGGTCCGCGACAGTTGGGCCGCGAGGACCGGCGCCCGCTTGAGGGCATCACGCTGCGCGCCAGTCGGGACGAGCGAGCCGTTGGCGAGCCGGAACTGCCAGCGCGGGACGGGCGCCTGCGCGCGGGCGGGGGTAGCGGCGGCGCTCAGGAGGAGGGCGCCCAGCAGGGCGCGGCGGGCGGCAGGCGACGAACGCAGGGGGGACGCGGTCATGGGTCGATCCTCGGGTCGGGCGTGGTGCCGGGCGGGGGCGAGCGGCGCTCGCATTCCGGGCCGACGGTTATTAGTATACGTCGTATACTATTGCTGTGTATGTTATAAACAGTTTAGGGTTTGTCAACCCCTATGGCGGCGGGAGCTATGGCACGGAAGGCAGCGGCGAGCGGGAGCCGCCGGAAGCAGAGCAGCGGCGCGACGCCCGGCATCGGTCGGGAGCTGACGCACGACGCGTTGATGCAGGCCGCGAGCGCTCCCGACCCGGAGTTGCAGCGGCGCAGCGAGTTGCTGTGGGAGGCGCGCTCGGTCCCCGGCCGAGGGCCGAAGCCATCGATCACGGCCGACGACGTGGTGCAGGCCGCCATCGACATCGCCGACGCCGATGGGCTCAGCGCCGTGACGATGCAGGCGGTGGCGCAGCAGCTCGGCGTCACCGCGATGGCGCTGTACCGCTACTTCCCGAGCAAGGACGCGCTCATCGACGCGCTGGTCGCCGCGGGGATGGGACAGCCGCCGGCGCCGAACGGACCGCAGGTCGGGTGGCGCGCCGAGGTGGCGGCGTGGGCGCACGCCAAGCGGGAGATGCTCTGCAGTCGACCCTGGCTGGCGGAGCTGCCATTCGTCGCGGCGCCGCATGGCCCGAACTGGATGGCTTGGCTGGAAGCGGTCGCCCGGCCGCTGTCACGCACGGCGCTGACGCCGGCGGATGTCGGGCAGATGATCAGCGTGATCGACGGCTACACGCGCGGCGCGGCGGATACCTCGATCTCGCTGGCGCGCGCCCGGGCACGCGGCATCTCCGAGCGGCAGTGGGGGGCGGCAGTTGGTGCGGACCTGGGCCGTGCCATCGGCGACCCGCGCTTCCCGGCCTTCGCCGCGATCCTCACCGCGCCGCCCGAAGAGCACGGGCGGACCATGGAGGAGTCATTTGATTTCGGGTTGCAGCGGGTGCTCGATGGCATCGAGAAATACGTGAGGCAGGTGACGCGGCAGGCAGAACGGCTGTCATCCTGAGCGGAGCCCGCGCAGCGGGCGCAGTCGAAGGACCTCTCTCCCTGCGCACCGGAAAGAGGTCCTTCGACTACGCAGCCCTACGGGCTGCTCCGCTCAGGATGACAATCGTGGGGCGACCTCCCCCTCACTGCCCCTGCTCGACATGCCGCTTGAAGTTGTCGAGGATCGCCTGCCACCCCGCCCGCTGCATCTCCTCCGGGTGCGTGGTCTCGGCGTCGAAGGTCTCGCGAACGATGACGCCATCGGCCGCCGTCTCGAACTCGACCTGCATGGTGCGGTCGCCGAACGCCGACTCGATCAGCTTGTGCGGCTCCACCTTCGTGTACGTCCCCGCGAAGTCGAAGCCCACGCTGCCGTCCTTGGCCTCCATCCG
The DNA window shown above is from Gemmatimonadota bacterium and carries:
- a CDS encoding SRPBCC family protein, which gives rise to MKITVETVVHAPIDAVWRAWTTPADIVQWNAASDDWHTTTATVDLRAGGEFSSRMEAKDGSVGFDFAGTYTKVEPHKLIESAFGDRTMQVEFETAADGVIVRETFDAETTHPEEMQRAGWQAILDNFKRHVEQGQ
- a CDS encoding TetR/AcrR family transcriptional regulator C-terminal domain-containing protein codes for the protein MARKAAASGSRRKQSSGATPGIGRELTHDALMQAASAPDPELQRRSELLWEARSVPGRGPKPSITADDVVQAAIDIADADGLSAVTMQAVAQQLGVTAMALYRYFPSKDALIDALVAAGMGQPPAPNGPQVGWRAEVAAWAHAKREMLCSRPWLAELPFVAAPHGPNWMAWLEAVARPLSRTALTPADVGQMISVIDGYTRGAADTSISLARARARGISERQWGAAVGADLGRAIGDPRFPAFAAILTAPPEEHGRTMEESFDFGLQRVLDGIEKYVRQVTRQAERLSS